In one Janibacter cremeus genomic region, the following are encoded:
- a CDS encoding SRPBCC family protein, with product MSARDNAGKVLKGIGSELPLDRLKDEARNALGAAGDKAISSAGDKVKQATGSLNDITEGGGVVGRATKEGAEAAAKGDSPVKGALAGGAKEVKDKVVSIFTGGDKDPSHSVNIIESVEVGVPLSVAYNQWTLFHEQADYMRKVKNVDTPEDNQVKYTAKIFLSKRTWTGTIIEQVPDQHIVWRSEGEKGHVDGTISFHELAPRLTKVIVVLEYYPGGFFEKTANLWRAQGRRARSDLRHYARHVQTRSILQDADEIEGWRGEIRDEEVVADHDEVVEEEQQQRDEGSEAPPEDEYSDDEVAEDEAPEEDYEDEGEYPEDEYAEEEPAEEEGEYAEEEPAEEEGEYAEEEPAEEEGEYAEEEGEYAEEEPADEEGEYAEEEYDVEPVEDEPEEELDEERER from the coding sequence ATGAGCGCACGCGACAACGCAGGCAAGGTCCTCAAGGGCATCGGCAGCGAGCTGCCGCTGGACCGGTTGAAGGACGAGGCGAGGAACGCCCTCGGTGCTGCCGGGGACAAGGCGATCTCGTCGGCGGGGGACAAGGTCAAGCAGGCGACCGGCTCCCTCAACGACATCACCGAGGGTGGCGGTGTCGTCGGCCGGGCGACCAAAGAGGGCGCCGAGGCGGCTGCCAAGGGTGACTCGCCCGTCAAGGGCGCTCTCGCCGGTGGTGCGAAGGAGGTCAAGGACAAGGTCGTCTCCATCTTCACCGGTGGTGACAAGGACCCCTCGCACTCGGTCAACATCATCGAGTCGGTCGAGGTGGGCGTGCCGCTGAGCGTCGCCTACAACCAGTGGACGCTCTTCCACGAGCAGGCCGACTACATGCGCAAGGTCAAGAACGTCGACACGCCCGAGGACAACCAGGTCAAGTACACGGCCAAGATCTTCCTGTCGAAGCGCACCTGGACCGGCACGATCATCGAGCAGGTCCCGGACCAGCACATCGTCTGGCGCTCCGAGGGGGAGAAGGGCCACGTCGACGGGACGATCAGCTTCCACGAGCTGGCTCCGCGCCTGACGAAGGTGATCGTCGTCCTCGAGTACTACCCCGGAGGCTTCTTCGAGAAGACCGCCAACCTCTGGCGCGCCCAGGGCCGCCGGGCCCGCTCGGACCTGCGCCACTACGCCCGCCACGTCCAGACCCGCAGCATCCTGCAGGACGCCGACGAGATCGAGGGCTGGCGCGGCGAGATCCGCGACGAGGAGGTCGTCGCGGACCACGACGAGGTCGTGGAGGAGGAGCAGCAGCAGCGCGACGAAGGGAGCGAGGCACCTCCCGAGGACGAGTACTCCGACGACGAGGTGGCCGAGGACGAGGCACCTGAGGAAGACTACGAGGACGAGGGGGAGTACCCCGAGGACGAGTACGCCGAGGAGGAGCCCGCCGAGGAGGAGGGCGAGTACGCCGAGGAGGAGCCCGCCGAGGAGGAGGGCGAGTACGCCGAGGAGGAGCCCGCCGAGGAGGAGGGCGAGTACGCCGAGGAGGAGGGCGAGTACGCCGAGGAGGAGCCCGCCGACGAGGAGGGCGAGTACGCCGAGGAGGAGTACGACGTCGAGCCCGTCGAGGACGAGCCCGAGGAAGAGCTGGACGAGGAGCGCGAGCGCTGA
- a CDS encoding cation:proton antiporter → MDSIAYGDHDVIVGHGPVGERCDEKETWIAVDVNLVLTLFAGALLVFAAFSTVLQRASLPGPLLCLVFGLLVGPHALGLLDPHALGVSTSGLLEQVARITLAVGLAGVALRLPHGYWRANVRWLVLIIGAGMAMMLLVATAALWWGLGVSFLLALLLGAVVTPTDPVVTTPIVTGSLAVEKVPERVRHNLSAESGINDGLAYLFVMLPVLLMTTPGRAWHDLLTRVLLVEVLGAVALGVVAGYLLGRVFVLVQQRGWMEESSYLAFIVPLSLLLLGAGKLIGTDGLLVVFIGVAVFGQVIPQREEAEEDKIHDAIARLFLLPVFLLLGTALPVDEWGALGWVAPVVIAGVIIVRRLATVWSLRPLLRDVHDRSETAFLSWFAPVGVSALFYATLAERHTGNREIFVYASLAITASVLVHGLTAAPFSGWLHRRTSQPAAHGRPAR, encoded by the coding sequence ATGGACTCCATCGCCTACGGTGACCACGACGTGATCGTCGGCCACGGACCCGTGGGCGAGAGATGCGACGAGAAGGAGACGTGGATCGCTGTGGACGTCAACCTGGTGCTGACGCTATTTGCCGGGGCGCTGCTGGTCTTCGCGGCGTTCTCGACCGTGCTGCAGCGGGCCAGCCTGCCGGGTCCGCTGCTGTGTCTGGTCTTCGGCCTGCTGGTCGGACCGCACGCCCTGGGCCTGCTGGACCCCCATGCGCTCGGGGTCTCGACCTCCGGGCTGCTGGAGCAGGTCGCCCGGATCACCCTGGCCGTGGGACTGGCCGGTGTCGCCCTGCGCCTGCCGCACGGCTACTGGCGTGCCAACGTGCGCTGGCTCGTGCTCATCATCGGTGCCGGCATGGCGATGATGTTGCTCGTCGCCACCGCGGCGCTGTGGTGGGGTCTGGGTGTCTCGTTCCTCCTGGCCCTGCTGCTCGGGGCGGTGGTCACTCCGACGGATCCCGTCGTCACCACGCCCATCGTCACCGGCTCCCTCGCCGTCGAGAAGGTGCCCGAGCGGGTGCGCCACAACCTCTCCGCCGAGAGCGGCATCAACGACGGGCTGGCGTACCTCTTCGTCATGCTGCCGGTGCTGCTGATGACCACCCCCGGACGGGCGTGGCACGACCTGCTCACCCGGGTCCTGCTGGTCGAGGTGCTCGGCGCCGTGGCGCTGGGGGTCGTGGCGGGGTACCTGCTGGGCAGGGTCTTCGTCCTGGTGCAGCAGCGGGGGTGGATGGAGGAGAGCTCCTACCTGGCCTTCATCGTGCCTCTGTCGCTGCTGCTCCTGGGTGCCGGGAAGCTGATCGGCACCGACGGCCTCCTGGTGGTCTTCATCGGCGTGGCGGTCTTCGGGCAGGTCATCCCGCAGCGCGAGGAGGCCGAGGAGGACAAGATCCATGACGCCATCGCCCGGCTGTTCCTCCTGCCTGTCTTCCTCCTGCTCGGCACCGCCCTGCCCGTGGACGAGTGGGGCGCACTGGGGTGGGTCGCCCCCGTCGTGATCGCGGGCGTGATCATCGTGCGCCGGTTGGCGACCGTGTGGTCCCTGCGGCCACTGCTGAGGGACGTCCACGACCGCAGCGAGACGGCCTTCCTGAGCTGGTTCGCGCCCGTCGGCGTCTCGGCGCTGTTCTACGCCACGCTGGCCGAGCGCCACACCGGGAACCGGGAGATCTTCGTCTACGCCAGCCTGGCCATCACCGCCTCCGTGCTCGTCCACGGGCTCACGGCGGCTCCCTTCAGCGGCTGGCTGCACCGTCGCACGTCGCAGCCCGCTGCGCATGGTCGGCCGGCTCGGTAA
- a CDS encoding GvpL/GvpF family gas vesicle protein, translating into MTVETTRGFYAYGIVPSSRTDLPETGMGFDEPHLAAVGPVAVVGEWVDLQANLAKKRHLTAHTDLLNRLAQNGPVLPLQFGSILADDGQAVVDLFGADPGWYADRLAELEGLSQYVLRAQYDLDETLAQLVDSDPEIAHLRERTRGRPEEERHDERVRLGELVSQAMEARRGRDAEWVRSRIEPYVAAVAPRDVGGLDGLAELALALSTDQLADFEAAAEELAEQAHPWARVSLVGPMAMYDFVPTD; encoded by the coding sequence GTGACCGTGGAGACCACGCGGGGCTTCTACGCGTACGGCATCGTCCCCTCGAGTCGGACCGACCTGCCGGAGACGGGCATGGGCTTCGACGAGCCGCATCTTGCGGCCGTCGGGCCCGTGGCCGTCGTCGGGGAGTGGGTCGACCTGCAGGCGAACCTCGCGAAGAAGCGACACCTCACCGCGCACACCGACCTGCTCAACCGCTTGGCGCAGAATGGCCCGGTCCTGCCCCTGCAGTTCGGCTCGATCCTGGCGGACGACGGCCAGGCCGTCGTCGACCTGTTCGGTGCGGACCCTGGCTGGTACGCCGACCGGCTGGCCGAGCTGGAGGGCCTGAGTCAGTACGTCCTGCGGGCTCAGTACGACCTCGACGAGACGCTCGCGCAGCTGGTAGACTCCGACCCGGAGATCGCCCACCTGCGTGAGCGCACGCGGGGACGGCCCGAGGAGGAGCGCCACGACGAGCGCGTGCGCCTCGGCGAGCTGGTCTCGCAGGCGATGGAGGCCCGGCGCGGGCGGGACGCGGAGTGGGTGCGGTCCCGCATCGAGCCCTACGTCGCGGCGGTGGCCCCCCGCGACGTCGGTGGTCTCGACGGGCTGGCGGAGCTGGCGCTCGCGCTGAGCACCGACCAGCTGGCGGACTTCGAGGCGGCAGCCGAGGAGCTCGCCGAGCAGGCCCACCCGTGGGCCCGCGTGAGCCTCGTCGGACCGATGGCGATGTACGACTTCGTCCCGACCGACTGA
- the gvpJ gene encoding gas vesicle protein GvpJ yields MTVTSGRSGGGYLSRPEPSGLADVIEIILDKGLVIDAYVRVSLIGIEVLTIDARIVIASVDTYLRFAEATNRLDLEAKSKDLQDLVGGSMESGAKGKTKGALEGAKDAVFGDDDDDDDEQSRPRRSSSSSSRPRKQAARSSR; encoded by the coding sequence ATGACCGTGACATCCGGCCGCTCCGGCGGCGGTTACCTGTCCCGACCCGAACCGAGCGGCCTGGCGGACGTCATCGAGATCATCCTGGACAAGGGACTGGTCATCGATGCGTACGTGCGCGTCTCCCTGATCGGCATCGAGGTGCTGACCATCGATGCGCGCATCGTCATCGCCTCGGTCGACACCTACCTGCGCTTCGCGGAGGCGACCAACCGACTCGACCTGGAGGCGAAGTCCAAGGACCTGCAGGACCTGGTCGGTGGCTCCATGGAGAGCGGCGCCAAGGGCAAGACGAAGGGTGCCCTGGAGGGTGCCAAGGACGCCGTCTTCGGCGACGACGACGATGACGACGACGAGCAGTCGCGTCCCCGTCGTTCCAGCAGCTCCTCCAGCCGTCCCCGCAAGCAGGCGGCGCGATCCAGTCGGTGA
- the gvpJ gene encoding gas vesicle protein GvpJ, producing the protein MAEDQSPDREQPAGPPAPPPAFQGAMQRQMEPRNANLADILERVLDKGIVIAGDISVSLVDVELLTIRIRLLVASVDKAKEMGIDWWENDPMLSSRARRQEIDAGRERSDSLEQENAELRRRLEQLEADRG; encoded by the coding sequence GTGGCTGAGGACCAGTCCCCGGACCGGGAGCAGCCCGCGGGGCCTCCCGCACCACCGCCGGCCTTCCAGGGCGCGATGCAGCGTCAGATGGAGCCGCGCAACGCCAACCTCGCCGACATCCTCGAGCGGGTGCTGGACAAGGGCATCGTCATCGCCGGCGACATCTCGGTCTCGCTCGTCGACGTCGAGCTGCTGACGATCCGCATCCGGCTGCTCGTCGCCTCGGTGGACAAGGCCAAGGAGATGGGCATCGACTGGTGGGAGAACGACCCGATGCTCAGCTCCCGGGCCCGTCGCCAGGAGATCGACGCGGGCCGGGAGCGCTCGGACTCGCTGGAGCAGGAGAACGCTGAGCTGCGCCGTCGTCTCGAGCAGCTGGAGGCCGACCGTGGCTGA
- a CDS encoding NAD(P)H-binding protein, producing the protein MSSSPGRGADDVDPGPARRVLVTGATGYVGSHLVPPLLDAGHTVLAASRSGTGAFAWHGDVETREFDVADEDLIERAVEGVDVVIYLIHSMASTDFERRDREAATRVAAACERAGVDRIVYLSGLVPDGELSPHLRSRHEVEQIFLESAVPTVVLRASMIIGAGSTSYELLRRLSERLPVFTPVPSWMRSLIQPIAIEDVTRIVQRAVASPETINRAFDVGGEDVLTYFELLQLFARVAGLLRVQVSVPGLPPDVVGESSAIIAGMPRTEVNNLIESLRHDMVCVDYDIRDVLLEPDYDYLPIGDGLRRALGQEDESRTP; encoded by the coding sequence ATGTCCTCATCTCCAGGGCGGGGAGCCGACGACGTCGACCCGGGCCCCGCGCGGCGCGTGCTGGTCACGGGTGCGACCGGCTACGTCGGGTCCCACCTCGTACCGCCGCTCCTCGACGCGGGACACACCGTCCTCGCGGCCAGCCGCTCGGGCACCGGCGCCTTCGCCTGGCACGGTGACGTCGAGACCCGCGAGTTCGACGTCGCGGACGAGGACCTGATCGAGCGCGCCGTCGAGGGCGTCGACGTCGTCATCTACCTGATCCACTCCATGGCCTCCACGGACTTCGAGCGCCGGGACCGCGAGGCCGCGACCCGGGTCGCCGCGGCGTGCGAGCGGGCCGGGGTGGACCGGATCGTCTACCTGTCGGGCCTCGTCCCCGACGGCGAGCTGTCCCCGCACCTGCGCTCCCGGCACGAGGTGGAGCAGATCTTCTTGGAGTCCGCGGTCCCGACGGTCGTGCTGCGGGCCTCGATGATCATCGGTGCCGGCTCCACCTCCTACGAGCTGCTGCGCAGGCTCAGCGAGCGGTTGCCGGTCTTCACCCCGGTCCCGTCGTGGATGCGCAGCCTGATCCAGCCGATCGCGATCGAGGACGTCACGCGCATCGTGCAGCGCGCGGTGGCCTCCCCCGAGACGATCAACCGGGCCTTCGACGTCGGCGGCGAGGACGTCCTGACCTACTTCGAGCTGCTGCAGCTCTTCGCGCGGGTCGCCGGCCTGCTGCGCGTCCAGGTCAGCGTGCCCGGCCTGCCCCCGGACGTCGTGGGTGAGTCCAGCGCGATCATCGCCGGGATGCCGCGCACCGAGGTCAACAACCTCATCGAGAGCCTGCGCCACGACATGGTGTGCGTGGACTACGACATCCGTGACGTGCTGCTGGAGCCCGACTACGACTACCTGCCGATCGGCGATGGGCTGCGCCGGGCGCTGGGCCAGGAGGACGAGTCGAGAACGCCGTGA
- a CDS encoding gas vesicle protein GvpG, translating to MGLIKEVLLLPAAPLRGTVWVAERVLEKAEEDYYNPGLIRREIEQVDQLRRTGEISDEAAEEWEDALIERLIESRRRPGARGGGH from the coding sequence GTGGGCCTGATCAAGGAGGTGCTCCTGCTGCCGGCCGCCCCCCTTCGCGGGACGGTGTGGGTGGCCGAGCGCGTGCTGGAGAAGGCCGAGGAGGACTACTACAACCCCGGGTTGATCCGCCGCGAGATCGAGCAGGTGGACCAGCTGCGGCGTACGGGGGAGATCAGCGATGAGGCCGCCGAGGAGTGGGAGGATGCGCTCATCGAGCGACTCATCGAGAGCAGGCGCCGACCCGGCGCCCGAGGAGGAGGACACTGA
- a CDS encoding zinc-dependent alcohol dehydrogenase — translation MSARAHDARAYWVLEPGRGEIRSEPLPDPGPDEVLVRALCSGISRGTEALVFRGEVPPDQYEVMRAPLQQGDFPGPVKYGYLAVGVVEEGPEHLVDTVVFSLHPHQDRYVVPADAVVPVPDDVPPQRAVLTGAVETAVNGLWDVPPLIGDRVSVVGGGMVGCCAARLLARFAGVEVTLVDVDAARAPVAEALGVGFARPEEAKGGQDLVVHTSASSAGLQTSLDLLRAEGTVLDLSWYGTHGVALDLGGAYHSGRLRIRSSQVGTVANVRRGSRSMGDRKVLALDLLRDPAFDVLLTGATPFADLPQVMADVCEGRLPAICHVVTYEHEEGT, via the coding sequence GTGAGTGCCCGGGCCCACGACGCGCGCGCCTACTGGGTCCTCGAGCCCGGCCGCGGCGAGATCCGCTCCGAGCCGCTCCCCGACCCCGGTCCCGACGAGGTGCTCGTGCGGGCGCTCTGCTCGGGGATCAGCCGCGGCACCGAGGCCCTCGTCTTCCGCGGGGAGGTCCCGCCGGACCAGTACGAGGTGATGCGGGCACCGTTGCAGCAGGGCGACTTTCCCGGCCCGGTCAAGTACGGCTACCTCGCGGTCGGCGTCGTCGAGGAGGGGCCGGAGCACCTGGTCGACACGGTCGTCTTCAGCCTGCACCCGCACCAGGACCGTTACGTCGTCCCGGCCGACGCGGTCGTGCCCGTCCCCGACGACGTGCCCCCGCAGCGGGCGGTGCTCACCGGTGCCGTCGAGACCGCGGTCAACGGCCTGTGGGACGTCCCGCCGCTCATCGGCGACCGGGTCAGCGTCGTGGGCGGCGGGATGGTCGGCTGCTGTGCCGCGCGGCTGCTCGCACGCTTCGCCGGCGTCGAGGTGACCCTCGTCGACGTGGACGCCGCCCGGGCGCCGGTGGCGGAGGCACTGGGGGTCGGCTTCGCCCGACCCGAGGAGGCGAAGGGCGGCCAGGACCTCGTCGTCCACACCAGTGCGTCCTCGGCCGGCCTGCAGACCTCGCTGGACCTGCTGCGCGCGGAGGGGACCGTGCTCGACCTCAGCTGGTACGGCACGCACGGTGTCGCGCTGGATCTCGGCGGCGCGTACCACTCGGGGCGGCTGCGGATCCGCTCCAGCCAGGTCGGTACGGTCGCCAACGTCCGGCGCGGGAGCCGCTCCATGGGCGACCGCAAGGTCTTGGCCTTGGATCTGTTGCGGGACCCGGCGTTCGACGTGCTGCTGACGGGGGCGACCCCCTTCGCCGACCTGCCGCAGGTCATGGCCGACGTGTGCGAAGGGCGGCTCCCGGCCATCTGCCACGTCGTCACCTACGAGCACGAGGAGGGAACGTGA
- the gvpO gene encoding gas vesicle protein has product MADQSEAAAQEDTDSTTSEDSTTPAKKSTAKKTTAKKSAPKKRAVSTKKSTSDDSDSRSSSGRGSRLNAVKIARSAKEQLAELLNKESETVIGVQRTDDGWEVDLEVVETRRIPDTTDVLAIYRVELDDDGEIEGYERLERYIRGKTEGGGTRG; this is encoded by the coding sequence ATGGCCGACCAGAGCGAGGCAGCCGCCCAGGAGGACACCGACAGCACGACGTCGGAGGACTCGACCACCCCGGCCAAGAAGTCGACCGCCAAGAAGACGACGGCGAAGAAGTCGGCACCGAAGAAGCGCGCCGTCTCCACGAAGAAGTCGACCTCGGACGACAGCGACTCGCGCTCGTCCTCGGGTCGTGGCTCGCGGCTGAACGCCGTGAAGATCGCCCGCTCCGCCAAGGAGCAGCTCGCCGAGCTGCTGAACAAGGAGAGCGAGACCGTCATCGGCGTGCAGCGCACCGACGACGGCTGGGAGGTCGACCTCGAGGTCGTCGAGACCCGTCGCATCCCGGACACCACCGACGTGCTGGCGATCTACCGCGTAGAGCTCGACGACGACGGTGAGATCGAGGGCTACGAGCGCCTGGAGCGCTACATCCGTGGCAAGACCGAGGGCGGCGGTACGCGTGGCTGA
- a CDS encoding 6-pyruvoyl trahydropterin synthase family protein, whose translation MKHAKFSATVRDHMMIAHSLGGEVFGPAQRLHGATYVVDATFHSGTLTADGIVVDLGRAAEELKDVLAGLNYRNLDEEPDFAGRNTTTEALAFVVAEQLARRVASGQLGPGDHLSRITVTLHESHIASASCEVVL comes from the coding sequence GTGAAGCACGCGAAGTTCTCCGCGACGGTGCGCGACCACATGATGATCGCGCACAGCCTGGGCGGTGAGGTCTTCGGACCCGCGCAGCGGCTGCACGGGGCGACGTACGTCGTGGACGCGACCTTCCACAGCGGGACGCTGACGGCGGACGGGATCGTCGTCGACCTCGGCCGGGCGGCGGAGGAGCTGAAGGACGTGCTCGCCGGGCTGAACTACCGCAACCTCGACGAGGAGCCGGACTTCGCCGGGCGCAACACGACGACCGAGGCGCTGGCCTTCGTCGTCGCCGAGCAGCTCGCCCGGCGGGTGGCCTCCGGTCAGCTCGGGCCGGGCGACCACCTGAGCCGGATCACGGTCACCCTGCACGAGTCGCACATCGCCTCCGCGAGCTGCGAGGTCGTGCTGTGA